Within Homo sapiens chromosome 2, GRCh38.p14 Primary Assembly, the genomic segment ATTTGCAGAAATGCAAATGAGGTAAGAAAGCAAATATAGTTCATGACCTCTAGCAACTGTTGAAAACTGCTCTTTAGGGATGACAtgctggcccttttttttttgttgttgccaaggctgaagtgcagtggcaccatcacagctcactgcagcctcgaactcccaggttcaacccttcctcctgcctcagcctccccagtagctgggactacagatgtacaccatcatgcctagctcatttttaaaaaaattttttatggcATTGTATTTATCTTCTCTTTATAACCAGGGGTTGACCAGCCACAGAACTTGtaaagttttttatatttttaaaaggttgtaaGAAATAGTAGTAGTTGGCTGGTCCCCGCTGCTCTCCTGCATTATAGTATACTTCTGTTCACCTAGTTTGCTAGAGAGAGGCAGTATAGTGTGTATAGTGATTtccaaactttttctttaaatcagaatcacctgaaagaATGTGACaacgtgtaaaaaaaaaaaaaaaggtgcagagATTCCATCCTGACATGGATTCACTTGATTGGAATTGATTCTAGGCATCTCAGTAGTTTTAAAGAGCTCCTAGGTGATTCTATTCTGGCCAGCGTTGAGAATCACTAGGGTAGTGGGTTGGTAAGCAGGCTCTGATGTTTTAAAGGCCAGGTGAGGCCCTATGCCTCTTGTCTCTCTTAGCCTCAACTTTCTCCATGTTAGCAAATGGATTTCAGAACAGAACCAACGTACATGTGATTGTGAAAGTTGTTTTAGAGTGCCTAGCTCTTACGTAAGGGTTCATAAGAAAGACAAAAGTTTATGAAACTGTTACTACCAGTCATAAAAGACCTTTTCCTCCCTCATTCACAGGCTGGCTTATTAGCTGTAATGGCCCAGATGGGTTGTTACGTCCCTGCTGAAGTGTGCAGGCTCACACCAATTGATAGAGTGTTTACTAGACTTGGTGCCTCAGACAGAATAATGTCAGGTGAGTTTTTTGTTTCCCACTTAAGTTCTCATTCAGTCATTTAGATGTGATAAAAGATATTTGCTTCTTGTATATGAGCCTTTTAAAtctaatatttgatttttctggtGTTACTTTAAAAACATCACTTTTTAAGAACTGcatagtctctctctcttttttttttttttgagatggagtttccctcttgttgcccaagctggagtgcaatggcacgatcttggctcactgcaacctctgcttccaggttcaagtgattctcctgcctcagcctctcgagtagctgggattacaggcgcatgccatcacgcccagctaattttttgtatttttagtagaagcggggtttcaccatgttaggctggtctcttaactcctgacctcaggtgatctgcttgcctcggcctcccaaagtgctgggattacaggcgtgagccaccgtgcccggccaataattGCATAGTCTCTTAATGAGATTTAATCTTTTATACCAATATGTGTAGCTCATGATAGCTATATAACCTAGAAGATGAATTTATGTAATATGATTTGCAAAATGAGTattcatttgtgatttttttttttttaaggtgaaagTACATTTTTTGTTGAATTAAGTGAAACTGCCAGCATACTCATGCATGCAACAGCACATTCTCTGGTGCTTGTGGATGAATTAGGTAAGACATTAAACTTCTCATTTGAAGACTATCTATCTTAAAAACATTTGtacaaataactatttttatagAAGATTATCTGAAGTACATTTAAACAATATGAATGTTTTTAGAGCACGCACTCACCATTGTGGCACAGACCGATAGTTGGAGATAAAAGGTGATATTGTGAAAGGTTTTTGATTACCCATTAATTATTAGGCCTTACACTGTTTAGTTGTAATAAAACATTTGTTATACTACGGGGATGAGAACACTAATAGGAGGACTCAGGAAGTTTATGACCTTGAGCgatactgtattttctttaaaagaaacctCACTCCCCATGGGCTGCTAAGCAGACTCGTGTAGCTAAACAAGGCCTATTTATAGAATGCTTTTAGACGTGGATGTACTAACCGATGTTGCTTTTCTGTCctagcatttttgttttaattccttttttgttttaattcctttGAGTTACTTCCTTATGCATATTTTACTTTAACAGGAAGAGGTACTGCAACATTTGATGGGACGGCAATAGCAAATGCAGTTGTTAAAGAACTTGCTGAGACTATAAAATGTCGTACATTATTTTCAACTCACTACCATTCATTAGTAGAAGATTATTCTCAAAATGTTGCTGTGCGCCTAGGACATATGGTATGTGCAAATTGTTTTTTTCCACAAATTCGGTTTTTTGAGAGGGCACTTCTCTTGCTAGCACATGTATcgctaatatttttctttcttaaggcaTGCATGgtagaaaatgaatgtgaagACCCCAGCCAGGAGACTATTACGTTCCTCTATAAATTCATTAAGGGAGCTTGTCCTAAAAGCTATGGCTTTAATGCAGCAAGGCTTGCTAATCTCCCAGAGGAAGTTATTCAAAAGGGacatagaaaagcaagagaatttGAGAAGATGAATCAGTCACTACGATTATTTCGGTAACTAACTAACTATAATGGAATTATAACTAACTGACCTTAAGTTTCAAAGAAACAGTAAAAGGGGAAGGGATGATGcactatgaaaaaacaaaaaaacttttttttttttttttttaattttaagggaAGTTTGCCTGGCTAGTGAAAGGTCAACTGTAGATGCTGAAGCTGTCCATAAATTGCTGACTTTGATTAAGGAATTATAGACTGACTACATTGGAAGCTTTGAGTTGACTTCTGACAAAGGTGGTAAATTCAGACAACATTATGAtctaataaactttattttttaaaaatgaccatttttccattttctttctaggAAATTAAACCCTTTTAATTCTTATCTACCTTCTACATAATGGTTATTGAATACTCCACAATATATTAAGTCTAGATGTTATGGTACATGCATACACTTTCAGGCTGTTTTATACCCACTGTCACCAATACACATAAATGGGGGAGGAAAAGCTATGAAACTGTATAGGGCTGTATATATACTTGTCTCAGCTTAATGCAGGAAATTGGTTTAATTTCCAGCAGTTTTGTCTAAACTGttcaaaaaaaaactatgaacaGAGTTCAAATACAGGACTGTTTGTTTTGAAGAGACTTTCTAAAGTGTACTTAAAACATAGTAGTTTTTTACCTTTCACAAAACTGAGT encodes:
- the MSH6 gene encoding DNA mismatch repair protein Msh6 isoform 20 (isoform 20 is encoded by transcript variant 48) — protein: MVQMLEDVLLCLANYSRGGDGPMCRPVILLPEDTPPFLELKGSRHPCITKTFFGDDFIPNDILIGCEEEEQENGKAYCVLVTGPNMGGKSTLMRQAGLLAVMAQMGCYVPAEVCRLTPIDRVFTRLGASDRIMSGESTFFVELSETASILMHATAHSLVLVDELGRGTATFDGTAIANAVVKELAETIKCRTLFSTHYHSLVEDYSQNVAVRLGHMACMVENECEDPSQETITFLYKFIKGACPKSYGFNAARLANLPEEVIQKGHRKAREFEKMNQSLRLFREVCLASERSTVDAEAVHKLLTLIKEL
- the MSH6 gene encoding DNA mismatch repair protein Msh6 isoform 16 (isoform 16 is encoded by transcript variant 35), whose product is MCRPVILLPEDTPPFLELKGSRHPCITKTFFGDDFIPNDILIGCEEEEQENGKAYCVLVTGPNMGGKSTLMRQAGLLAVMAQMGCYVPAEVCRLTPIDRVFTRLGASDRIMSGESTFFVELSETASILMHATAHSLVLVDELGRGTATFDGTAIANAVVKELAETIKCRTLFSTHYHSLVEDYSQNVAVRLGHMACMVENECEDPSQETITFLYKFIKGACPKSYGFNAARLANLPEEVIQKGHRKAREFEKMNQSLRLFREVCLASERSTVDAEAVHKLLTLIKEL